aatcttgtgcTATCAAATGATTGTGGCCTTTATGCCAATAACTTTGATTTTCCAGCAATCCTGAACAGTCCAAGCATTTAGAAACAGCAAGGATGCGACTCTTTGATATGTGGATTGATTTTGTAAACCTGCGGTCTGAAGAGTACAGTGATAATAGCCGCATTCCTACAAAggtatatattatattattatctcACCAATTAGTATGCTATGGTTTGGTATCATGTGCATTCACATTTTGTGCCTAAAGGTTTTTAAGTTTGTGGATTATTGGACATTGAATAATTACTAATGAACTTAATCTGAAAATGTTTCCATGACTTATCATAATGCTTTTCTATGTGTTGGGTACTTCCTAGATAGTGCTAAAGAAGttttttgataaagaataaaaggTTTTAATGGATTAATGAGAAGGTTGATTGGGTACAAGAATAAAAACAGAATGTTAGCTTCTAAAGTTTGACATGGCAATACATTCACGAAAGCTCAAAGTCTAACCGAATGTTATTATTCGCTTTTTTGATACTTTCTAGTTTTAGTTCTTATTTCTTGGGCTACTTTGATCTCAATCTGTGTCCGTACATATTTTAGATTCAGTCAAATTTCACAACAGAAGCTACACCATatagataaattattttacGCTTTGCTTGAGGGATGACTTGTGGCTGATTTTTCATTATGGAAAGGGAGAGGGCTTAATGATTTGTACGTAAAATACTGCTTGTGTAAGGTGTTGCTTCAAACCAAAGTATTTTCAATGCAACATTGCACTATGTGTTTTGCTTAAAGATATTTTTCAGTGTGCTTTATTGGGGCAGCATTCTTGTAGGCATCTTTTAATATGTCAAATGACACTCCAGCAAGTGATGTCTTtctgagagagaaaaagacCTCTAATGTTCATAAAGTCTTTTAGTGCCCCCCGTCCCCCTCTCTTCTTTATCCCTGTTGGGAACTTTTAGCCTTCtagtgctcttttttttttttttttccttttttttctcacttggCAATGGTATATATACATCTTACCACTAGGAAATAAATACACTGGTAATGAAAAAACTCAATTGAAAGAGCAGTTCTAATTCTTGCTTGTTGGAGTTTATTATTCGGGGGAAATGGGCTAATGAGCTCTGCTGATTTCTTTATGACATGATGTGTGGAATGGGTTCTTGTGTAAAATACATATGCTCTGCTAGTTTTTCATGAGTAATATCTTTCTTCTGTTTTCGTGTTTGCACGTGCATGTTCATGTGCACATGCCTATTTATGGAGCCTTTTCTGCTGAACTGATTGAAAGAATTGttgattatatataaaagaacatAAGGAGATCTCTCTTATGATTTGTATTTCCCATCGACATGTAAGTAAACTCAAAGCAAACACTTTCTGTTGCTCTGGGGCAtccaatcttttctttctttaatgaaaGTTAGTTATGGCTTACAGCAAAAATTTGGCACAGCAGAAGAGGATGCATACAGAAGGGATTTAACCATTAACAGGTATTTTTCCTGGCTGTCTGTTTTGCATTAAAAGGCATGTTGTCATGATGGGCTAATTATGTTGCTTTGGGATGACCTGTTTTTCTGTCTCTCTCTGCGCACAATTTGTAAGATGAATAGATGATTTAGTAtcattggttttgatttttttttcctcttaaagAGCAATATTGCTTCATTCCACAGCTTGTTCTACAATATTAACACTGATTCAGTTGAAGATTTTACTCAAAGAGGTTAGTATAGTTTTCATTTgctttacctttcttttcttgaaCTCTGCCCAATTTGTTAACTGTAACTTTGGATTTCTGGGCTTTGTTTGTCATTGCAGGCATTGCAGATCTAAAATCTGGAAAGATAGTGACCCCTTTACCTGCGAAGGCTACTTTTTTGGATGATCCATTGCGAGTACTTCGAGCTATCCGTTTTGGTATGTGTCATTTTGTCTTCTGTTATTGTCTTTTTCCATTTATTGGgggaaaaattttcttatttgccttttattttatttttcattttaaaatttttctgtgAAGTTCATTTAGCtatacaaaaaaacaaaccatGTTCTTATCTCAAACTAACAAAGATTAATATCAACATTTCTGCACAACCCAATTCCTAAGCCATTCACTCTCTCTACTGGAACAGTTTTTCTGATTAATTATGGGAATATATCTTTCCTTCTAGGCTTGgcctccaattttttttaatatatctcTCCTCACAGGAATGATCTATAtgtccttttgttttccttctaCCTTGTAGCACATTCATCTTGAACCAATCATGTTTTGGTTGAGAGCCTCGTAGGCCTTTTTTGTTTCCTTCTCATTTCTGTACCAGCTATGCATATAAATATGTGCTCTAACAATGATTTGAAGAGTATAagctttttaataaattttatagttgGCATGCATGTGGGGGGTAATGGCTCAATAGAAAGTTGACTTAAGTGCTTGcgaagaaaaacaagaaaatgcCTCACTTGCATTTACTCTAGCTCTTTGGTTGCCCAGTCTTAGTGAACAGTCTAAACTTGATGATGCACCATGTCAATTACCTAGGAGTAGGTTTGCTGCCCTGACTTCCGatgttttttggtttgtttaaacTTCTATCCCACACTTGCTTTCTGCAACACTGTTATCTCTTTTTTGGTCATTTAGGTGCAAGATTTGGGTTCCTATTAGATGAGGAGCTAAAGAAAGCTGCTTCCTGTGATGAAGTGAAAGATGCTCTAGCAGCTAAAATTAGCAGAGAGCGCATCGGGGTTGAAGTATGTGTGTTATCTTGATGCTTAAGTTGCTTTGAACATTAATTGATCTCTGTGAATACAActatagctttttttttaatgatgaatGACTTGAATGATATTATTTATCACTTTCAACTGTTGCCCCTTCATGCAGATTGATCTCATGATCTCTGGGAATCAACCAGTTAAAGCAATGACATATATTTGTGATTTGACGTTATTTTCAATTGTCTTCAGTcttcctcccaattttgagCCTGCCAAGACAGAAAACTGTGATAggtatttgttaattttatagcACCATATTTTCAGGTGTATTTTTTTGTATCTTACTTAGCAAAAATTACATCTGGGATGAAGTAAAAAATATCAGACTTGTTACTATAATAGAAAGCTAATTTTTGCTATAAATTTTCACTTAGTTCTATATGCTTGGGAcaataataatgatgaaaaaatatttttgaaaatccgTCAAGAACAGCTGTGAACTTTTTAGGTACAAGGATGTGATGTTACTAATGTATAAATGATGGTTGCTATAGCTAGCAACATTTGGTCACTGGCAATGAGCTAGAGCTCAAATGGCATTTACTCTTTACATAATAATGGGATGGATGGTGAGGTAGAGGGTTTAAGATCCCATTGGATcttgtgtaacttaccaatgaaAGGGGGTTGCTAggttttgcattattttgaacTTTCTTGGGTAATGCTGAATTCAGTGAAGGATCTTTTAGCATGTTGGAGAGGTAACACTAAGAAACATCAAAGTTCTTGTGTGGAATACTAGTCCATTATGTTGATGTGCATTGGAAGGGACTGAATTTCTAGGATGTTTGAAGGCATTGAGTACTCATTAGAGACTTACATTCTTAAGATCCTTGTTTGAATGGTTAATGGGTATTGGGGATCTTGCTTGTAATTCttttagtatatatttaaaTCTTTGTAACTTGAGATGGTAGTTTTTTTGGTGGTGCACTTGTATACTCCCTTGTAATAGGGCTTCACCGTTCTTTCTTGATTGGTAAGTTTCACACACACTTGGTTGGTCTTGAATCCACGGCCTTATTCTCTATCTTGTTCTTATGAGAAGAGGAGGTGCCTTTTGTGTTAGGGTTTcaccttctttcttcttttaataaaagttttatttttttaattgttatgttACACATGTGCCCAGTGGattttgaacccatgacctcaaCTAGCtgagctatagctcattggCTCCTTTCTTTTTACGACCTAGCCATCCCTAAGTCCTTTAAACATCCAATTCCATCCAAGAATCCTTCAAGAACTTGTCAAGAAACCCAATAAAGTGCTGAATTTGTTAAAGATCCTGTATCAAATTGGTCTTCTGAAGCTATCATGAATCATCCTTCCTCCTTACCTACCTGATGTAGGTTGTAGCATGGTGAGTTCCAATATGTTCCGAAATGTTTCCTTATTCCAACGCTTTGGAACAAGAGGTTTGATTTGTAGGAAAGCTTTGGAAGTAGCAACCCTTGTCAAATCCTATGTTCAAGGTTAGAAAGAACCTTTCAatgattactaaaaaaaatatcatgatATATTTTCCAAGTAAAAGTTCTCCAAGTTTTATAATGTTATGGGGTACACACTCTGTAGTTTTTCCATGCAATTTAATCTTCTGGATAAAATGATTACTGTCAGTTTTATAAAAGCGCACCTAGTTGCTAGAGAAGTGCCAGGTGCAGTGAGGAACAGTTGGGGGAAATTTTAGTGTACAAGCAAACTGAAATATTCTTAGCTGCACCTTAGATGTCGAGGATCATGCTGATTCCAGTGCTCAAGGTGCAAAGTTAGGAAGACCATtccaataatataattatttcttttctttttttgataggtaataatattattatttcacGTTTCACTTCTTAACAATTGACTGGCTTGAGAAGGAAATTAGTGAATTATAGATTAATCAAGAAATCTTGATACCTTGTGCATAAAATATTTTGGTCCTTGTTCTTCTTTGGTTCAACCTCGTCTCTTTCTCTTGATCTTGCAGCAATAATAGCTAcactatatattattaatatatcaaGTATCATCCTTCTTTTGCTCTGGACAATGTCCCAACCATTATTCTCCCCAAGGTATTCTATATCTTGGTTGTTTGACAAATTTGAAGAAATTGTTTGACGATTTTCTCTCAAGCATATTTTAGAATTACTTGTAATAAACATGCAACAGCCCTGCTCCAGCTTGGACCTGCACCTAGGCTGTTGGAGTCCCCAGTACCTTATAGTGTGCCTTTTAACTTCAAATAGTTATGTCTATTTTTATGACATCCAAAATTCATCAATTATGTCTACCAAGGTttcaccaaaattttattttaagaatcacATATATTCAGACACAGAATCCTTGCACATAAATCAAGTAATCAACCTTTtgctttttgtgttttttttttttttttttcacttttgtgtGTTTGTCTTTGTCATTCTCAGGCTTTGCATCACTTACTTAGATGCCACATGGAATCTCATTCAATTGATTGGGGACTCTACTTTCAATGTAAGTGGCTAGTTTCTGAGCATTATATATCTACCCAATTTGCTCACGTTGCTCTCATTTTGTTAGTGGTGATGTATATTTGTTCAAGTTCATCCTCTACTCTTATATGCGTATATTCTTATGTTATGCTTGGAATGTGTAACATGTGAATATTAGGATGAACAACGAAGGCTGTCTTTGTACGCTGCCTTGTTTCTCCCACTTAGGGAGACCATATATAAAGATAACAAGGCCAAAAAGGTACCATCCTTATCCTCTTGTTATCCATTGTGTTTGTTGCTTCCTTTTCACTAGTTGAATGGGACGTTGTACTAGCGTTGGCCCTCATGCATTAGTTCCCTTGTAGCAAAGTGCACTGTTTAGCTAGTATTAGCAACTATGTTGTTTTGACAACACAGATTCGTCTGacccttctttcttttggtgttaTCTTATCCCCCCGGTCTtcccttccaaaaaaaaaaaaccttttctttGTCCCAGGACTACGCTATTAGGGAGaacaatattgaatatattttaaAGAAGTGTAAGAAAAATTGTTGCTGCCTAAACAGAGATTTTTCCTTCTATTGGGTGAAGTAGCCAAGGTGAAATGATTCTCATTGTCTCCCTTACAGGGAGCCGAAATTTTAATCCATAGAGTGGTCATTTATTGTGCTGCCAATGCAGCGGTTTTCACTCTGCTTGAAACTTCGTGTAAATGATTTGGTGGGTTCCATCTATTGCTGTGTCTCTTGATTGGTTTTCTCGTGTTTAGGGAGAATGTTACTAAAGAAAGGAGTAAgaatttgtttctttgaaacttttattttttaataaacatttCATTTCAAGGGCCAAAGTAtaatgtttttgaatttaagaTTAGTCGTTGATTATGCTTTCAAATGGTTGTTACTAATTGTTTTACTTGATATCTATGCTTATTTCTGAATGTAATCTACAGATACCTGTTGTCAACTACATTTTCCGGGAGTCTCTTAAGAGAAAAGCCAGTGATGCTGAGACAGTGAGCTTAAATCTACTCTCTTTTAAGTTTATAGCATTCAATATGTTAGTTAAAAATACCAAGTTCTAATGTAAATTGTTTCAAATTCAATGTTTCTCTAATCTGCAGATATATATTAGTTTGGTctcaattattttcttcattatagGTTGTAAATCTACATAGTGCATTGGAAAAATTCTTATCTTTGATTCCTTTCCTTGAGTCTGATGGGGACATCGAACTCATTGAAGTTGACTGGGGAAAAGGATTGGATGATGTCCCTCTTAATTCAAAACTTCGGGTACTGACAGGTATGGTTTTTATTTACTGCATTGCATATTCTTTTTCATTATCTGCAGAATGAagattcaatttttaattattatggGCAACAGCTGTTTTTAATTAGATCCTTTTGAAGTTCCCTTTTGTTCAGTGTATCCATCATCACTCTTTAAATAGTTTAAGTAACTAAAGACAACTTGCATTCTTCTTTATCTTATAGCCTTTTCATATGCACTATGTATGTGTTCAAACTctagggaaaaataaataaataaataaaagagaaggaaaCCCAGCTGAATACATTTTGTGTGGCCAAgggaatataatttaaaatatcacCTCTTGAATAATTGAACTTTGATTTACTTGTCTTTCCTTTGCAGTCTtgcttctcttctcttctttttatgttttgattaGTTTGGATTTTGGAAATGGATAGTTTGAAAATGATGATAGTGGTAATAGGATAGGAGAACAATTTGAGAGAGGCCCATAAGATAATTAAGGGAGGaaataattgtaataaaaaaaaaagtcgtaCTTAGCGCACAAAGATCCCACTTTTGTGGGGTTTAGGAGAGATTATAGTAGGCTTCCTTACCcctaatttttttgaagaggtTGATTCCTGTACTCGTATGCACTGCCTGTTGCTTTTGATGGAAGGCACTTGCCATCGCACCAAAGCCTGCCTCTTAGTAAAGAAGTTTAAAACAGCTACACTTCTATTGTGCTTTAAATGTGACCTAAAATTTAggtatttttataatttattgtttccTAATTTGATCCCattatttacttataaaaaaaaataaaaaaaataaaaagatcccattatttggtgttttttttttggtcatataAGTGAGGgtattttttaacataaaaaaagtGGGCACCAAAGAGCCCTACTCCAATTATGGTAGTATGGATGATCTCTGGCTAACAATCTTGACAAATGAGGTTTGTGACATCTCAATACTCTCAAACAAGTT
This genomic stretch from Quercus lobata isolate SW786 chromosome 3, ValleyOak3.0 Primary Assembly, whole genome shotgun sequence harbors:
- the LOC115981833 gene encoding tRNA nucleotidyltransferase cca2-like is translated as MRIVLRGEHPFLHPFRSITKSLFFFNSSKCSAKTLPIVSSKKTQGLLRCIAMASTTTTTTTAPVVHQVKERIELTEIERKIFDRLLATNRHFGLTNQLRVAGGWVRDKLLGKDCYDIDIALDNMLGSEFVDKVRDYLLSTGEQVQGVAVIPCNPEQSKHLETARMRLFDMWIDFVNLRSEEYSDNSRIPTKQKFGTAEEDAYRRDLTINSLFYNINTDSVEDFTQRGIADLKSGKIVTPLPAKATFLDDPLRVLRAIRFGARFGFLLDEELKKAASCDEVKDALAAKISRERIGVEIDLMISGNQPVKAMTYICDLTLFSIVFSLPPNFEPAKTENCDRLCITYLDATWNLIQLIGDSTFNDEQRRLSLYAALFLPLRETIYKDNKAKKIPVVNYIFRESLKRKASDAETVVNLHSALEKFLSLIPFLESDGDIELIEVDWGKGLDDVPLNSKLRVLTGLLLREIKDFWRVALLLSTLLYPPDVNCTENFPKQYFQLDKQRDLFKAVESAITKLGLEKVWVVKPLVNGKDIMSILQLKAGGPLIREWQQKLLAWQLAHPDGTMEESMDWMRQAHSKRVKTQ